From Quercus lobata isolate SW786 chromosome 1, ValleyOak3.0 Primary Assembly, whole genome shotgun sequence, one genomic window encodes:
- the LOC115994811 gene encoding AP2/ERF and B3 domain-containing transcription factor At1g51120-like, producing MEEDASSMISSANKMNATAETSDSNNTYYTLLGCKRMRHENNNNAFSLAKFKGVVPQQNGHWGAQIYANHQRIWLGTFKSEKEAAMAYDSAAIKLRSGDSHRNFPWTERTAQEPEFQKHYSTEAVLNMIRDGSYPSKFAAFLRTQSQSKDMGFSLKQTKVHGDGQFSCSQLFQKELTPSDVGKLNRLVIPKKYAVRYFPYICESMEENAAAAAGDGNGVDDIELVFYDKLMKSWKFRYCYWRSSQSFVFTRGWNRFVKEKKLKANDIITFYSCERGEKAKEGETFCLIDVIYNGGESKNCLVEGVNEVQLELDLNLGKMFTYKMDEDDKKFKEEKILSVLDPIQKVDDKGFRLFGVNIN from the coding sequence ATGGAAGAAGATGCTTCAAGCATGATTTCAAGTGCCAATAAAATGAATGCAACAGCAGAAACTTCAGATTCAAACAACACTTACTACACTTTGCTTGGATGCAAGCGCATGAGACACGAAAACAATAATAATGCCTTCTCCTTAGCGAAATTCAAAGGGGTTGTTCCTCAGCAGAATGGACATTGGGGTGCACAGATATATGCCAATCACCAGAGAATTTGGCTTGGGACATTTAAATCTGAAAAGGAGGCCGCTATGGCTTATGATAGCGCGGCAATCAAGCTTCGTAGTGGGGATTCACATAGAAATTTTCCATGGACTGAAAGGACAGCTCAGGAGCCTGAATTCCAAAAACATTATAGCACAGAAGCAGTGCTAAATATGATCAGGGATGGTTCTTATCCATCCAAATTTGCTGCTTTTTTACGTACTCAATCTCAAAGCAAAGATATGGGATTTAGTCTCAAGCAAACAAAGGTGCATGGTGATGGACAATTTTCATGTAGCCAACTTTTTCAAAAGGAATTGACACCAAGCGATGTAGGTAAGCTTAATAGACTTgttattccaaaaaaatatgcTGTGAGATACTTTCCTTACATTTGTGAAAGTATGGAAGAAaatgctgctgctgctgctggtGATGGTAATGGTGTCGATGACATTGAGTTAGTATTTTATGACAAGTTAATGAAGTCATGGAAATTTCGATATTGTTATTGGAGGAGTAGCCAAAGTTTTGTGTTCACAAGAGGTTGGAATAGATTTGTGAAGGAGAAAAAATTGAAGGCAAATGATATTATCACATTTTATAGTTGTGAACGTGGTGAAAAGGCAAAAGAGGGTGAAACATTTTGTTTAATTGATGTAATCTATAATGGGGGAGAGAGCAAGAATTGTTTGGTTGAGGGGGTGAATGAAGTTCAGCTGGAATTGGATTTAAATTTGGGGAAAATGTTCACCTATAAAATGGATGAGGATGACaaaaaattcaaggaagagAAGATTTTGAGTGTACTGGATCCAATTCAAAAAGTGGATGACAAAGGTTTTAGGCTCTTTGGTGTAAATATCAACTGA